In the genome of Triticum urartu cultivar G1812 chromosome 5, Tu2.1, whole genome shotgun sequence, one region contains:
- the LOC125556582 gene encoding F-box/FBD/LRR-repeat protein At1g13570-like: protein MDGGVAAAASVSKKTKQWLNNQDLISDLPDEILDIIISRLPTKPAPRTAVLSSRWRHLWRSAPLNLAVDRRLSGWERDRIAVVSKILAAHAGPVRRLSLHDIVCLRRGIYTKIDRWFRSPTLDGLEELDFTSNGSYYGDGYGGDRPPRPLPPSALRFAPTLRVVSIDCCDFPEIDAAPALLFPRLKQLKLHKIAISHAAIHRLLAGCIVLQSLELGSIHGLNTVWIVSPTLRSIVFSVSYQYYRANVMLQKLVIEDAPCLERLIPLGEGPRIIKVISAPKLTVDYCL from the coding sequence ATGGACGGTGGTGTGGCTGCCGCCGCTTCCGTATCCAAGAAGACGAAGCAGTGGCTGAACAATCAAGACCTCATCAGCGACCTCCCTGACGAGATCCTCGACATCATCATCTCCCGCCTCCCCACCAAGCCAGCGCCGCGGACAGCCGTCCTCTCCTCCCGGTGGCGCCACCTCTGGCGCTCCGCCCCGCTCAACCTCGCCGTCGACCGCCGCCTCTCCGGGTGGGAGCGCGACCGCATCGCCGTCGTCTCCAAGATCCTCGCCGCACACGCTGGCCCTGTGCGCCGCCTCTCCCTCCACGACATCGTCTGCCTCCGCCGCGGCATCTATACCAAGATCGACCGCTGGTTCCGGTCCCCCACCCTGGATGGCCTCGAGGAGCTCGACTTCACCTCCAACGGCTCTTACTACGGCGACGGCTACGGAGGCGACAGGCCACCGCGCCCGCTGCCGCCTTCGGCCCTCCGATTCGCGCCCACGCTGCGCGTTGTCAGCATCGATTGCTGTGATTTTCCTGAGATTGATGCTGCCCCTGCGCTCCTTTTCCCTCGGCTGAAACAACTTAAGCTGCACAAGATCGCCATCTCACATGCGGCCATCCACCGCCTGCTCGCCGGCTGCATCGTGCTCCAGAGCCTGGAGCTTGGATCGATCCATGGGCTCAACACTGTCTGGATTGTCTCCCCGACTCTACGAAGTATTGTTTTCTCTGTTTCTTACCAGTATTACAGAGCAAATGTGATGCTTCAGAAGCTTGTCATTGAGGACGCGCCATGCCTTGAAAGATTGATCCCACTTGGGGAGGGCCCCAGGATAATCAAGGTCATCTCTGCACCGAAACTGACGGTGGACTACTGCCTTTGA